One Coregonus clupeaformis isolate EN_2021a chromosome 36, ASM2061545v1, whole genome shotgun sequence genomic window, gctggaatgggctacaagaccatcgccaagcagcttggtgagaaggtgacaacagttggtgcgattattcgcaaatggaagaaacacaaaataactgtcaatctccctctgcctggggctccatgcaagatctcacctcgtggagttgcaatgatcatgagaacggtgaggaatcagcccataactacacgagaggatcttgtcaatgatctcaaggcagctgggaccatagtcaccaagaaagcaattggtaacacactacgccgtgaaggactgaaatcctgcagcgcccgtaaggttcctctgctcaagaaagcacatatacaggcccgtctgaagtttgccaatgaacatctgaatgattcagaggagaactgggtgaaagtgttgtggtcagatgagaccaaaatcgagctctttggcatgcTGCCTaagctcaactcgccgtgtttggaggaggaggaatgctgcctatgaccccaagaacaccatccccaccgtcaaacatggaggtggaaacattatgctttgggggtgtttttctgctaaggggacaggacaacttcactgcatcaaagggacgatggacggggccatgtaccgtcacatcttgggtgagaacctccttccttcagccagggcattgaaaatgggtcgtggatgggtattccagcatgacaatgacccaaaacacacggccaaggcaacaaaggagtggctcaagaagaagcacattaaggtcctggagtggcatagccagtctccagaccttaatcccatagaaaatctgtggagaagctgaaggttcgagttgccaaacgtcagcctcgaaaccttaatgacttggagaagatctgcaaaaaggagtggaacaaaatccctcctgagatgtgtgcaaacctggtggccaactacaagaaacgtctgacctctgtgattgccaacaagggttttgccaccaagtactaagtcatgttttgcagaggggtcaaatatttatttccctcattaaaatgcaaatcaatttataacatttttgacatgccatgtttttctggatttttttgttgttattctgtctctcactgttcaaataaacctatcattaaaattatagactgattatgtctttgtcagtgggcaaacgtacaaaatcagcaggggatcaaatacttttccctcactgtaagcttttgtgcatatggaacatttctgggatcttgaatttcagctcatgaaacatggaaccaacactttaaatgttgcgtttatatttttgatcagtagGGAATTGTTGACATGCTGTCAAATTCTAATTCTAGATTCAAatgtattccccccccccccgccccccccccaaaaatgaattTTTCGTACCTTTCTTTAGAATTTTACAGATAGAAagatgaaaaaagtatttatccacAATCGGCTATGTGTAAGTCCGGTTCGCGAGTGTCTTAACAAAATGAAATCAAAATATTTAGGCTGACATCGTCCAGTGTCCCAAAATGTGTATTTGCGTGATATGCAAATATGTGCATACTTTTTTAAATATAACCTCATTTGCATATTTTTATACAATATTTCCGAAAATGTTTAATACAAAAAAGAATTATATTTGTGTCCACGTTCAACTGGTAAAAGTTGATGGTGATATGATTAAGAAAATAACTACTTTTAGGGTGCGGTTTACGGTACTTTTTGCACAGATCTGCCCTTCTTTTGCACCACAAAGATGTCACCCTATTTTTCCATTTGTCAATCCCTATCTTTGTAGTTCCTACCCTTATCAGGGTTGGGGTGAATTCCAATTCCAAATGTTCCTAATTGAAAAGCATGGAAGAGAAtaggaattggaatttcagtgtacttcttgAATtgtctggaattgaaatggaattgaccccaaccctgactctTATCCTTAAACTTGGAGAGATTAGCTAAATCTACATCAACAGGCATGAGTGAGTATAAGGGGAATACTGAATATACTGTGCATACTCTACTCAAATGAGAGAGCCATAGCTGTGATGTTCATCAATATTCAGCACGTTACATAACTTGGTTGATATAACgcctctgttcctctgtgtgtgtgagagcagaggggtgtgtgtgaaAGATTATGATTGGCTATCGAGTGGCAGATAGTCAGATAGCAATGAACTCTACTTATTGCAATGGAGCAGCAGGCCAATTGAGTCACATTACACTCATCCCTGTACCAAGCTCTCCAATTTACATGCACCCTAACTAGGGAGCCTTTTAATAACATACACCACCCAGAATGCTCGCTCTGAGCTCGTATAATGATGCCTGCTACAGTCAGCATAATCACAGACGATGCCCTGGATCAAAGAGCCAAGATCTGAGATGAGCACGACAGCCTAGCCTAGCCCCACAGTGTATCCCTATGAAGTCAACTTAGATACAGCCATAGAGATACAGGATAATAGTGTTCTAGTTCATTCTGTGGATATAGTATATTGTGGTTTAGCTAGTATGTCTGTAGACTGTATTGTAAGTCTCTTGCTGGGTAAAACCCAGACTCTCCCAGTCTCCAGGGTGGTCATTAGTGGTCCATCCGTTATGTAGGGCTTGAGCGATGGCTGTACTGGGGGGGCCCCTGCGCATGCGTGCCCCCTGGTGTTGGGTCCCCACACCCTGCCTGCTGCTTCAGCCCAGCCGGTCCAATGGGCCCCGAGGGGCCACCAGCCTGTCTGCTGTTGGGGAGGACAGTCAAGCCTGGCCTGCAGTACATGGGGCTCTgtttctctatttttctctctcgctctccccctacCTATCCCCAGACTCTCTTATGATAAATGTTTTTAATAATCTCTTTTCAAtctcaggaggagaggagaggtagccAATTTAGAAGTATCgccctgacagagagagactatCAGCCTTTGGCTGCCGCTAGGTAATGTTCCTGAAACTAATTCCTGCTATACAGGCAGCAGAGGTGGAGATAATTGGGGGGATGCTTGTTCAATGGTTGCACTGTAATTTGCTCCCCATTGTCGACTGGTTCTGGGGCTCCGGGCCTACCTAGACCTGCCTGGCTGGTCAGGGGGTCTCTGGAGGGAGAAGGCGGCGGCAGCCGGTCCACTCGTACTAAGCCCTTGCTTGTTGCAGGGAAAAGGCTGTGTGTGGCTGTATGTCTCCAAGCAGTTACCATGGTATTATCTTGTGTCTGGGAGATATGTCAGGAGACCCATTAGGTCCCTCTCCCATTCTGTCAGtcattgatctctctctctctctctctgcatgctggtcAGATTGTAACAGTGTTGTAACTATGTGCAAGTAGTTGAAGTATTAAAGGGTAAATAAAtagataaatataggttgtatttacaatgttgtttgtgctccactggttgcccttttctcatggcaatggGCCAcatatcttgctgctgtgattgcacacttcAGTATTTCGCCTAACAGGTATGGGAGTTTATCagtgtttgatttgttttcaaattctttgtgggtctgtgtgaaaTATGTGTCTTTAATGTGATCATACATTTGTCCAAAGGTTAagaagtgtagctcagtttccacctcattttgtgggcagtgggcacatagcccgtcttctctcgagagccaggtctgcctatggcggcctctctcaatagcaaggctatgctcactgagtctgtacattctTAATTTgagatcagtcacagtggtcaggtattctgccactgtgtactctctgtttagggccagatagcattccaatttgctcagttttttggttgattctttccagcGTGTGAAATAGTTATCTTTTTTGTTCTcttaatttggttgggtctaaatgtgtttctgtcctggggctctgtggggcctgtttgtgtttgtgaacagagccccagaaccagctggctgaaaagactcttctctaggttcatctctctgtaggtgagggctttgtggtggAACGAATGGGcattgcttccttttaagtggttgtagaatttaacagctattttctggattttgataactagcgggtatagtcccaattctgctctgcatgcattgtttgggttTTGCATTGTAcacaaagtatatttttgcagaattctgcatgcagtgtctcaattgggtgtttgtcccattttatgaattcttggttggtgagtggaccccagacctcacaaccttATAGGGCAATGGGTTTGATAActgatttacagttgaagtcggaggtttacatacaccttagccaaatacatttaaactcagtttttcacaattcctgacatttaatcctagtaaaaagaaaaagtgtagacctccacaagtctggttcatccttgggagcaatttttaaacgcctgaaggtaccacgttcatctgtacaaacaatagtacgcaagtataaacaccatgggaccacgcagccgtcataccgctcaggaaggagacgcgttctgtctcctagagatgaacgtactttggtgcaaaaagtgcaaatcaatcccagaacaacagcaaaggaccttgtgaagatgctggaggaaacaggtacaaaagtatctatatccacagtaaaacgagtcctatatcgacataacctgaaaggccgctcagcaaagaagaagccactgctccaaaaccgccataaaaaaagccagactacggtttgtaactgcacatggggataaagattgtactttttggagaaacgtcctctggtctgattaaacaaaaatagaactgtttggccataatgaccatcgttatgtttggaggaaaaaggggaaggcttgcaagccgaagaacaccatcccaaccgtgaggcacgggggtggcagcatcatgctgtgggggtgctttgctgcaggagggactggttcacttcacataatagatggcatcatgaggaaggaaaattatgtggatatattgaagcaacatctcaagacatcagtcaggaagttaaagcttggtcgcaaatgggtcttccaaatggacaatgaccccaagcatacttccaaagttgtggcaaaatggcttaaggacaacaaagtcaaggtattggagtggccatcacaaagccctgacctcaatgctatagaacatttgtgggcagatctgaaaaagcctgtgcgagcaaggatgcctacaaacctgactcagttacaccagttctgtcaggaggaatgggccaaaattcacccaatttattgtgggaagcttgtggaaggctacccgaaacgtttgacccaagttaaactatttaaaggcaatgctaccaaatactaattgagtctatgtaaacttctctactattattctgtcatttcacatttttaaaataaagtgctgatcctaactgacctaaaacagggaatttttactaggattaaatgtcaggaattgtgaaaaactgagtttaaatatatttggctaaggtgtatgtaaaacttccgacttcaactgtacctgtggtgttgatgtttaggATGAGGTGGGTGTAattctttgtgtgctctagggcaacagtgtctagatagaatttgtatttgttgtcttggctactggaccttttttggaacaccattatttttgtcttactgagattcactgcTGCTTTAGGCCCtctttggttggggacagaagtaccaaatcatctgcaaacagtagacatttgatttcTGAGTCCAGTTTGTCAATAATGGTGTATACGTGGTTTGTCGTACAGTATTTTGGTAAGAAGACAATTTGACATTTTCTCAGAACATTGATTCCACTGAGGAAATGTTAGAGTCTGCTGTTGATAATACTGCAGAGGATTCTTCAGAGATTGCTGCTAACGCATATTCTACAGAAATTATTGGGGTCAAATGTTATGGGTTGGGGTGATCAagccttggttccaaatattagggaagatgccagagctgagggtAATATTGAAGAGTTTAAGAATAGCCAACTTGAATTTGTGGTCCATATATTTTATCATTTTGTTTAGgacaccatcaacaccacagccctttttgggttggggggggggggggtttggggttgtattttgtcctgtagctcatccaatgtaattggagaatccagtggtaGTCTTTAATAACTTATTCTAAGTTTAGTAAattatcatgtatatgtttttgcacttggttctttgttatatggccaaaaaggttggagaagtggtttatcaaTACATCTTCatattggatagatagctcttcatgttgttgtttgtttagtgtgttccaattttcccagaagtgatttgattctatggattcttcaatcacAATGAGCTGTTTTCTGTCATGCTGGTCCTTCTTTTTTCTtcgtgtatttctgtattgttttagtgtttcaccatagtgaaggcgtaagcTAAAGTTTTCTGGttctctgtgtttttggttggataggtttctcaatttctttattAGGTTttacattcttcatcaaaccatttctcaTTGTTGTTAGTTGTCTTAGGTTTTCTGCCGGAATTTTAATTTAATATGTCAGCTGATAGGTCAAATATATTGTTCAGGCTTCCTACTGTTcctaagtttacaccttcactattgaaGGAAAACATTTTGTCTAGGAGGGATTGGATGTGTTGTTGGccaatagttttttggtaggtttctacactaccctCCTTCCATCTATAGAATTTCTTAATAGTATGCAGTTTGTTCAGCTTCGATGCCTCATGGTTGATTATTGCTCCGTTCAAGTAGATtatgattttgctgtgatctgataggggtgtcggtgggctgactgtgaatgctccgagagactctgggttgaggttggtgataaagtagtctacagtactactgccaagagatgggTTATAGGTatacctaccgtaggagtcccctcgaagcctaccattgactatgtacatacccagtgtgagacagagctgcaggagttgtgacccgtttttgttggttatgttgacgtagttgtgtctagggggacATATGGGGAGGggtgctgtcacctccaggtaggtctttgtccccctgtgtgctgagggtgtcaggttcttgtccagttctagcatttaggtcaccacagactagaacagtggcttgcgaaagtattcaccccccttggcatttttcctattttgttgccttacaacctggaattaaaatggatttttggggggtttgtataatttgatttacataacatgtctaccactttgaagatgcaaaatatttttttggggtgaaacaaacaagaaataagacaaaaaaacacaaaacttgagtgtgcataactattcacgccccccaagcttggcacatctagccactgggatttttgcccattcttctaggcaaaactgctccagctccttcaagttggatgggttccgctggtgtacagtaatctttataccacagattctcaattggattgaggtctgggctttgactaggccattctaagacatttaaatgtttcccccttaaaccactcaagtgttgctttagcagtatgcttagggtcattgtcctgctggaaggtgaacctccgtcccagtctcaaatctctggaagactgaaacaggtttccctcaagaatttccctgtatttagcgccatccatcattccttcaattctgaccagtttcccagtccctgccgatggtgttctcggggtgatgaggggtgttgggtttgcaccatacatagcgttttccttgatggccaaaaagctcaattttagtctcatctgaccagagtaccttcttccatatgtttggggagtctcccacatgccttttggcgaacaccaaacgtgtttgcttatttttttctttaagcaatggcttttttctggccactcttccataaagcccagctctgtggagtgtacggcttaaagtggtcctatggacagataccccaatctccactgtggagctttgcagctccttcagggttatctttggtctctttgttgcctctctgattaatgccctccttgcctggtccatgagttttggtgggcggccctctcttggcaggtttgttgtggtgccatatcctttccattttttaataatggatttaatggtgctctgtgggatgttcaaagtttctgatatttttttataacccaaccctgatctgtacttctccacaactttgtccctgacctgtttggagagctccttggtcttcatggtgccgcttgcttggtggtgccccttgcttagtggttttgcagactctggggcctttcagaacaggtgtatatatacactggaaatcatgtgacagatcatgtgacacttagattgcacacaggtggactttatttaactaattatgtgacttctgaaggtaattggttgcaccagatcttatttaggggcttcatagcaaagttattttattcatttcacttcaccaatttggactattttgtgtatgtccattacatgaaatccaaataaaaatccatttaaattacaggctgtaattcaacaaaataggaaaaacgccaaggggggttaaatacttttgcaaggcactgtacatgtccctgggcctgaaatgattgatctccccctctaggatggagaagctgtcttcattaaagtatggggattctagtgggggatataggtaccacacaggaggacatttatctctgttgagatcatttccttttgaatttctagccaaatgtaaaatgttcctgtttttatttatttttatagagTGAgttataccaaattagcataccccctgagtcccttccctgttttactcctggtagtttggtggatgggactaccagctctctgtaacctagagggcaaccagtgggtccatcacctctataccatgtttcttgtaggatgacaatgtctgtatttctgatttatttggtgaagtccaggttcctgatctttaggccaaaggcagatgacctcaggccttggatactCCAGGACGAGATAGTGAAGgatttgtgttccataaagtgtccaatgttgttagtcgtgtgttttggcctcagaccagtaagtgtgagcagagcctgctgagcatctgatACATTCCATTATCTTGGGCTAGTGTAAgcgtgggggttgggcctgtttgcctgctcacggcctgggtgTATGTGTGACTTttatgttgaggccctctttgcgggagtggggggcgtggggtgggcaggaggggcataggtctgatctgagggggcctatatGGGATGTGGGCATGGTTGGTTTGTGGGAGTAttgattggttggggtgggggtgtggatgtGGGGGGATCCCGCAGGTCTGTGGCTGGGTGaccctagttggtcctcagacagaaggtctaaggtctctctctctctctgtctgtcctaatGACCACTCCACCACAGGCTGGTGTTATTTGGGAGCCAAACATTCTGAGCAACAAATATTGTGTGATAGATAAGATAAATCTCCAACCCTGAGACACAAAAGCAATCATCCTCACAACTGTATCCTCACACTCAAGAGCAGTTAATGATAATATTTTGTCAGCGAATTAATAGGAGATATGGGAACACTACTAGGACACTTTCCCTCTCATCTCTAGGGCTAAGTCATTCTTTTTTTCAGGTATGTGCCAAGTGCCAACCGCTTACTTTATTGAGATGTAAAACTGGGTAGGCTTATGCACAACATGCATAAGCCTACCCATGTCCACGTTCCACCTGTTGACGTGGCTTGCTGCCTACTGGCTTCGGCATTACCGGTACATTGATCTCTaacttcagcaccatggacagctccgTATATTTGTATTATGCATGGCCTACTACCTACATGACATAGGAAATACACTGAAATGTAAATTAAATTAGAATGCTTTTACTAACACTCACCACAGCTGCTTAAATCGCCTTTATAATAGGCTAATGCAACTCTTTGATCGCATTTGCAGACCAAGGCAAGATGAATTCATGACAGTAATTAAGTAGATTGGGAAGCATTCAAAACAGAATTGCCTCTATATAACAATAATCACTCTGATTTTTCTGTAAAATtggcctactgtagcctaccttTTTAACCAACTTGTGCGCTCATGGCCATTCGTGAAATAGTCACATTATGGTCATTTTGAACAGATCACCGCCGCTTGTGTCAAATAATAGTTTTACAAATTCTTCTCAAATTAGCCTATATGATGAAATTCATTGCTTCCATACTACAATAAAAATAACATAAAAAGCTACTGCTTTAAATACAAAGATCAGCTTATTTCAACATATACAAAGGAATCCGTTGACAATGTCTATGTCATATCAATACAATAAAGAGTAAATTATTCCATATCATTGCTGTGTTGTGGCCGGCTGTTTTAAGACTACTTGTTGCAGCAGATGAGGCATTCTTTTTAGCAAACCAATTTCTAATATCCATTTTGACCACGATGAACAAACAAGTTAAGGTAGCCTACTCTTGAACATGACATTCCGAACGATCACGAGGCTGTTTACGTAACGCTCCACCCACTATTCATTTGAATCAGCAAAAGAGACATGCGCTTCATGATGCATTTATGATAGGTCTAAAACCCTGTCAGTCTTAATTACTTGAGCCATATTTAATTTAACAATAAAAAATAGAGGTAATTGAAACTTTAAATGGGCcaaatatcatatcatatcatagcatgttatagcaacaacaacaaaaacattagTCATGCAAAATTTCATTCAACCATGTATTTTATTTACACAGGCAAGGAGGTGgagccggcaggggatgtagctcagttggtagagcatggcgtttgcaacgccagggttgtgtgttcgataaaataatgtatgcgcttaactgtaagtcgctctggataagagcgtctgctaaatgactaaaatgtaaatgtaaatgtatggtagGGCGAGCATGGCTCCCTAAGGCCCGCCCACAACGCCAGGCCTGCAGTAAAgtaatatatttaaatatatgcACTATAATTGCATTTGATATTATGTTTATGAAATAGAtaaatgaaatatatttttttatatatttgggAAATATATGTATAAATAATACAGCCATCTGTATAGTATGTAACATAGAGAAATGCACAAGCGATGGACTTGTAAAGGATGCCAGAAAACATATCAAAGCTATGTGAACATACAGAGTCTTTTAATAACTTTTTTatgcttttttttgtcttttaaaaATGCTGAAATATCAAATGATCCCTCCTGGAAAATGACCTGTGAGACAAAAATAAATAGCTTAAACATCACTGCTACTTCAGCCAGGTGTTGCTGTAAAGTAAAGCTAATTCAATTAATACATTGCGGAAGGATTGTTCAGTGTCAAACCTCAATAGGGTAGAGTGCCTTGGGCAAGTTTCTGCCTTTAAACATCGAATGGCACAGCCATTGGTGCCATGAGTGTTGTGTGCTGGGCAGGGAGCGATCCAGGTCCCTGGTATGGAGGCGTTGTGGTGATCCCACCAGGGTTCAATAGCTTGGGATACCTGCCCGCTAGACCTGCTGTTAGAAGGAAAGGTGTTAGCAGGAGATCATCAGAGAGGGCTATCATTGGCTGGTATAGTCTTGGAGTTAAACCTCATGTAGTCTAAAGCACTATTCACCTGCTTTCATGGAGTAAGGATTCACTCCTTTGGGGAGACTAGAGTTCCCTAGATACATCCCCATCGGGGGAGGAGGTGGAACAGGCTTATTCTGGAAAACATATCAAcaaatttgcaaatgtattagtaACATTCTTACAGTTGAAATACAATGGTCATCCACTGCTTTACTGACGTGAATTAAAGTGAATACCTCAGCCTTGGGCATGGGACTTGTGTCAACCCATCAATGTGAATCAAGCCACTGAGAAATAGATGAATCCACTAGAGTGTCTCTATATAGAATATACATAACAAGTTACTTACAGAACTAGGCTTGTCATCTGGTATCGTTGTCATCTGAGGAACCTCTTTCTTTTCACAGAAGAACCAGCTGAGCCAGCCTCCACTGTTTGGTGTTTTCTGTACTGGGGGTGCTGGGGGCTGAGGTTCAGCCGCCAGCCAGCTGCCAGTCTGGCTCTGAGGGTTGGCCTCGGAGTGTTCCGGCTTGGTGATGGTCATTAAAGCAGGATCCGCCACATATCTACTCCGGATATCTGTGACAAGTGGGAGAAGTCAAGCCACTCTGCTCATCACAGTACAGAACAATCACTAGCTGACAGTGTGTCTTGAAATGATACTTTGTTACAACCCAAACACAACCAGACTACAGGCACATGGATTCCTAGAGTTAAATCTGTTTCACGTAGACATTTAGACAACACACTCATAAGATAAGGCTTTTCTTATTACCTTTTCTCCTGGCATAGAAATGTCCACAACGTGGAGCATTCACTCCAG contains:
- the LOC121552672 gene encoding uncharacterized protein LOC121552672: MDNSPGVNQEQGDIPMIPLVHEPMSGLINVLMTAKDEMQWAQNQVNNLQQSMDHMQGQLNSMQGKFIELQSALSQLLDDMPVVPEREGIQPTNIIPVQREGILPTGIIQREDPNKNQSFQQGIIPTQTNGMEQMEWHDPPPPPIIPIVGSWDAGVNAPRCGHFYARRKDIRSRYVADPALMTITKPEHSEANPQSQTGSWLAAEPQPPAPPVQKTPNSGGWLSWFFCEKKEVPQMTTIPDDKPSSNKPVPPPPPMGMYLGNSSLPKGVNPYSMKAAGLAGRYPKLLNPGGITTTPPYQGPGSLPAQHTTLMAPMAVPFDV